In Nomascus leucogenys isolate Asia chromosome 6, Asia_NLE_v1, whole genome shotgun sequence, one DNA window encodes the following:
- the MAN2C1 gene encoding alpha-mannosidase 2C1 isoform X2, whose amino-acid sequence MAAAPALKHWRTTLERVEKFVSPLYFTDCNLRGRLFGASCPVAALSSFLTPERLPYQEAVQRDFRPAQVGDSFGPTWWTCWFRVELTIPEAWVGQEVHLCWESDGEGLVWRDGEPVQGLTKEGEKTSYVLTDRLGERDPRSLTLYVEVACSGLLGAGKGSMIAAPDPEKMFQLSRAELAVFHRDVHMLLVDLELLLGIAKGLGKDNQRSFQALYTANQMVNVCDPAQPETFPVAQALASRFFGQHGGESQHTIHATGHCHIDTAWLWPFKETVRKCARSWVTALQLMERNPEFIFACSQAQQLEWVKSRYPGLYSRLQEFACRGQFVPVGGTWVEMDGNLPSGEAMVRQFLQGQNFFLQEFGKMCSEFWLPDTFGYSAQLPQIMHGCGIRRFLTQKLSWNLVNSFPHHTFFWEGLDGSRVLVHFPPGDSYGMQGSVEEVLKTVANNRDKGRANHSAFLFGFGDGGGGPTQTMVDRLKRLSNTDGLPRVQLSSPRQLFSALESDSEQLCTWVGELFLELHNGTYTTHAQIKKGNRECERILHDVELLSSLALARSAQFLYPAAQLQHLWRLLLLNQFHDVVTGSCIQMVAEEAMCHYEDIRSHGNTLLSAAAAALCAGEPGPEGLLIINTLPWKRTEVMALPKPGGAHSLALVTVPSMGYAPVPPPTSLQPLLPQQPVFVVQETDGSVTLDNGIIRVKLDPTGRLTSLVLVASGREAIAEGAVGNQFVLFDDVPLYWDAWDVMDYHLETRKPVLGQAGTLAVGTEGGLRGSAWFLLQISPNSRLSQEVVLDIGCPYVRFHTEVHWHEAHKFLKVEFPARVRSSQATYEIQFGHLQRPTHCNTSWDWARFEVWAHRWMDLSEHGFGLALLNDCKYGASVRGSILSLSLLRAPKAPDATADTGRHEFTYALMPHKGSFQDAGVIQAAYSLNFPLLALPAPSPAPATAWSAFSVSSPAVVLETVKQTESGPQRRSLVLRLYEAHGSHVDCWLHLSLPVQEAILCDLLERPDPAGHLTLRDNRLKLTFSPFQVLSLLLVLQPPPH is encoded by the exons ATGGTGGACCTGCTGGTTCCGGGTGGAGCTGACCATCCCAGAGGCATGGGTGGGCCAGGAAGTTCACCTTTGCTGGGAAAGTGATGGAGAAGGTCTGGTGTGGCGTGATGGAGAACCTGTCCAG GGTTTAACCAAAGAGGGTGAGAAGACCAGCTATGTCCTGACTGACAGGCTGGGGGAAAGAGACCCCCGAAG CCTCACTCTCTATGTGGAAGTAGCCTGCAGTGGGCTCCTGGGGGCCGGGAAGGGAAGCATGATCGCAGCCCCTGACCCTGAGAAGATGTTCCAGCTGAGCCGGGCTGAGCTAGCTGTGTTCCACCGGGATGTCCACATGCTCCTGGTGGATCTGGAGCTGCTGCTGGGCATAGCCAAG GGCCTTGGGAAGGACAACCAGCGCAGCTTCCAGGCCCTGTACACAGCCAATCAGATGGTGAACGTGTGTGACCCTGCCCAGCCCGAGACCTTCCCAGTGGCCCAGGCCCTGGCCTCCAGGTTCTTTGGCCAACATGGAGGTGAAAGCCAACACACCATTCATGCCACAGGGCACTGCCACATTGATACAG CCTGGCTTTGGCCCTTCAAAGAGACTGTGAGGAAATGTGCCCGGAGCTGGGTGACCGCCCTGCAGCTCATGGAGCGGAACCCTGAGTTCATCTTTGCTTGCTCCCAG GCGCAGCAGCTGGAGTGGGTGAAGAGCCGCTACCCTGGCCTGTACTCCCGCCTCCAGGAGTTTGCATGCCGTGGGCAGTTTGTGCCTGTGGGGGGCACCTGGGTAGAGATG GATGGGAACCTGCCCAGTGGAGAGGCCATGGTGAGGCAGTTTTTGCAGGGCCAGAACTTCTTTCTGCAGGAGTTTGGGAAGATGTGCTCCGAG TTCTGGCTGCCGGACACCTTTGGCTACTCAGCACAGCTCCCCCAGATCATGCACGGCTGTGGCATCAGGCGCTTTCTCACCCAGAAATTGAGCTGGAATTTGGTGAACTCCTTCCCA CACCATACATTTTTCTGGGAGGGGCTGGATGGCTCCCGTGTACTGGTCCACTTTCCACCTGGCGACTCCTATGGGATGCAGGGCAGCGTGGAGGAG GTGCTGAAGACCGTGGCCAACAACCGGGACAAGGGGCGGGCCAACCACAGTGCCTTCCTCTTCGGCtttggggatgggggtggtggcCCCACCCAGACCATGGTGGACCGCCTGAAGCGCCTGAGCAATACGGATGGGCTGCCCAG GGTGCAGCTATCTTCTCCAAGACAGCTCTTCTCAGCGCTGGAGAGTGACTCAGAGCAGCTGTGCACGTGGGTTGGGGAGCTCTTCTTGGAGCTGCACAATGGCACATACACCACCCATGCCCAG ATCAAGAAGGGGAACCGGGAATGTGAGCGGATCCTGCACGACGTGGAGCTGCTCAGTAGCCTGGCCCTGGCCCGCAGTGCCCAGTTCCTATACCCAGCAGCCCAGCTGCAGCACCTCTGGAG GCTCCTGCTTCTGAACCAGTTCCATGATGTGGTGACTGGAAGCTGCATCCAGATGGTGGCAGAGGAAGCCATGTGCCACTATGAAG ACATCCGTTCCCATGGCAATACACTGCTCAGTGCCGCAGCCGCAGCCCTGTGTGCTGGGGAGCCAGGTCCTGAGGGCCTCCTCATCATCAACACGCTGCCCTGGAAGCGGACCGAAGTGATGGCCCTGCCCAAACCAGGCGGGGCCCACAGCCTAG CCCTGGTGACAGTGCCCAGCATGGGCTATGCTCCTGTTCCTCCCCCCACCTCGCTGCAGCCCCTGCTGCCCCAGCAGCCTGTGTTCGTAGTGCAAGAG ACTGATGGCTCCGTGACTCTGGACAATGGCATCATCCGAGTGAAGCTGGACCCAACTGGCCGCCTGACGTCCTTGGTCCTGGTGGCCTCTGGCAG GGAGGCCATTGCTGAGGGTGCCGTGGGGAACCAGTTTGTGCTATTTGATGATGTCCCCTTGTACTGGGATGCATGGGACGTCATGGACTACCACCTGGAGACACG GAAGCCTGTGCTGGGCCAGGCAGGGACCCTGGCAGTGGGCACCGAGGGCGGCCTGCGGGGCAGTGCCTGGTTCTTGCTACAGATCAGCCCCAACAGTCGCCTTAGCCAGGAGGTCGTGCTGGACATTGGCTGCCCCTATGTCCGCTTCCACACCGAG GTACACTGGCATGAGGCCCACAAGTTCCTGAAGGTGGAGTTCCCTGCCCGCGTGCGGAGTTCCCAGGCCACCTATGAGATCCAGTTTGGGCACCTGCAGCGACCTACCCACTGCAATACCTCTTGGGACTGGGCTCGATTTGAG GTGTGGGCCCATCGCTGGATGGATCTGTCAGAACACGGTTTCGGGCTGGCCCTGCTCAACGACTGCAAGTATGGCGCGTCAGTGCGAGGCAGCATCCTCAGCCTCTCGCT CTTGCGGGCGCCTAAAGCCCCGGACGCTACTGCTGACACAGGGCGCCACGAGTTCACCTACGCGCTGATGCCGCACAAGG GCTCTTTCCAGGATGCTGGCGTTATCCAAGCTGCCTACAGCCTAAACTTCCCCCTGTTGGCTctgccagcccccagcccagcGCCCGCCACCGCCTGGAGTGCCTTTTCCGTGTCTTCACCCGCTGTCGTATTGGAGACCGTCAAGCAG ACGGAGAGCGGCCCCCAGCGCCGCTCGCTGGTCCTGAGGCTGTATGAGGCCCACGGCAGCCACGTGGACTGCTGGCTGCACTTGTCGCTGCCGGTTCAGGAGGCCATCCT CTGTGATCTCTTGGAGCGACCAGACCCTGCTGGCCACTTGACCCTTCGGGACAACCGCCTGAAGCTCACCTTTTCTCCCTTCCAAGTGCTGTCCCTGTtgctcgtgcttcagcctccacCACACTGA
- the MAN2C1 gene encoding alpha-mannosidase 2C1 isoform X5 yields MAAAPALKHWRTTLERVEKFVSPLYFTDCNLRGRLFGASCPVAALSSFLTPERLPYQEAVQRDFRPAQVGDSFGPTWWTCWFRVELTIPEAWVGQEVHLCWESDGEGLVWRDGEPVQGLTKEGEKTSYVLTDRLGERDPRSLTLYVEVACSGLLGAGKGSMIAAPDPEKMFQLSRAELAVFHRDVHMLLVDLELLLGIAKGLGKDNQRSFQALYTANQMVNVCDPAQPETFPVAQALASRFFGQHGGESQHTIHATGHCHIDTAWLWPFKETVRKCARSWVTALQLMERNPEFIFACSQAQQLEWVKSRYPGLYSRLQEFACRGQFVPVGGTWVEMDGNLPSGEAMVRQFLQGQNFFLQEFGKMCSEFWLPDTFGYSAQLPQIMHGCGIRRFLTQKLSWNLVNSFPHHTFFWEGLDGSRVLVHFPPGDSYGMQGSVEEVLKTVANNRDKGRANHSAFLFGFGDGGGGPTQTMVDRLKRLSNTDGLPRVQLSSPRQLFSALESDSEQLCTWVGELFLELHNGTYTTHAQIKKGNRECERILHDVELLSSLALARSAQFLYPAAQLQHLWRLLLLNQFHDVVTGSCIQMVAEEAMCHYEDIRSHGNTLLSAAAAALCAGEPGPEGLLIINTLPWKRTEVMALPKPGGAHSLGLTPSPGDSAQHGLCSCSSPHLAAAPAAPAACVRSARAPTDSASRPPPTKTDGSVTLDNGIIRVKLDPTGRLTSLVLVASGREAIAEGAVGNQFVLFDDVPLYWDAWDVMDYHLETRKPVLGQAGTLAVGTEGGLRGSAWFLLQISPNSRLSQEVVLDIGCPYVRFHTEVHWHEAHKFLKVEFPARVRSSQATYEIQFGHLQRPTHCNTSWDWARFEVWAHRWMDLSEHGFGLALLNDCKYGASVRGSILSLSLLRAPKAPDATADTGRHEFTYALMPHKGSFQDAGVIQAAYSLNFPLLALPAPSPAPATAWSAFSVSSPAVVLETVKQTESGPQRRSLVLRLYEAHGSHVDCWLHLSLPVQEAILCDLLERPDPAGHLTLRDNRLKLTFSPFQVLSLLLVLQPPPH; encoded by the exons ATGGTGGACCTGCTGGTTCCGGGTGGAGCTGACCATCCCAGAGGCATGGGTGGGCCAGGAAGTTCACCTTTGCTGGGAAAGTGATGGAGAAGGTCTGGTGTGGCGTGATGGAGAACCTGTCCAG GGTTTAACCAAAGAGGGTGAGAAGACCAGCTATGTCCTGACTGACAGGCTGGGGGAAAGAGACCCCCGAAG CCTCACTCTCTATGTGGAAGTAGCCTGCAGTGGGCTCCTGGGGGCCGGGAAGGGAAGCATGATCGCAGCCCCTGACCCTGAGAAGATGTTCCAGCTGAGCCGGGCTGAGCTAGCTGTGTTCCACCGGGATGTCCACATGCTCCTGGTGGATCTGGAGCTGCTGCTGGGCATAGCCAAG GGCCTTGGGAAGGACAACCAGCGCAGCTTCCAGGCCCTGTACACAGCCAATCAGATGGTGAACGTGTGTGACCCTGCCCAGCCCGAGACCTTCCCAGTGGCCCAGGCCCTGGCCTCCAGGTTCTTTGGCCAACATGGAGGTGAAAGCCAACACACCATTCATGCCACAGGGCACTGCCACATTGATACAG CCTGGCTTTGGCCCTTCAAAGAGACTGTGAGGAAATGTGCCCGGAGCTGGGTGACCGCCCTGCAGCTCATGGAGCGGAACCCTGAGTTCATCTTTGCTTGCTCCCAG GCGCAGCAGCTGGAGTGGGTGAAGAGCCGCTACCCTGGCCTGTACTCCCGCCTCCAGGAGTTTGCATGCCGTGGGCAGTTTGTGCCTGTGGGGGGCACCTGGGTAGAGATG GATGGGAACCTGCCCAGTGGAGAGGCCATGGTGAGGCAGTTTTTGCAGGGCCAGAACTTCTTTCTGCAGGAGTTTGGGAAGATGTGCTCCGAG TTCTGGCTGCCGGACACCTTTGGCTACTCAGCACAGCTCCCCCAGATCATGCACGGCTGTGGCATCAGGCGCTTTCTCACCCAGAAATTGAGCTGGAATTTGGTGAACTCCTTCCCA CACCATACATTTTTCTGGGAGGGGCTGGATGGCTCCCGTGTACTGGTCCACTTTCCACCTGGCGACTCCTATGGGATGCAGGGCAGCGTGGAGGAG GTGCTGAAGACCGTGGCCAACAACCGGGACAAGGGGCGGGCCAACCACAGTGCCTTCCTCTTCGGCtttggggatgggggtggtggcCCCACCCAGACCATGGTGGACCGCCTGAAGCGCCTGAGCAATACGGATGGGCTGCCCAG GGTGCAGCTATCTTCTCCAAGACAGCTCTTCTCAGCGCTGGAGAGTGACTCAGAGCAGCTGTGCACGTGGGTTGGGGAGCTCTTCTTGGAGCTGCACAATGGCACATACACCACCCATGCCCAG ATCAAGAAGGGGAACCGGGAATGTGAGCGGATCCTGCACGACGTGGAGCTGCTCAGTAGCCTGGCCCTGGCCCGCAGTGCCCAGTTCCTATACCCAGCAGCCCAGCTGCAGCACCTCTGGAG GCTCCTGCTTCTGAACCAGTTCCATGATGTGGTGACTGGAAGCTGCATCCAGATGGTGGCAGAGGAAGCCATGTGCCACTATGAAG ACATCCGTTCCCATGGCAATACACTGCTCAGTGCCGCAGCCGCAGCCCTGTGTGCTGGGGAGCCAGGTCCTGAGGGCCTCCTCATCATCAACACGCTGCCCTGGAAGCGGACCGAAGTGATGGCCCTGCCCAAACCAGGCGGGGCCCACAGCCTAG GCCTCACCCCCAGCCCTGGTGACAGTGCCCAGCATGGGCTATGCTCCTGTTCCTCCCCCCACCTCGCTGCAGCCCCTGCTGCCCCAGCAGCCTGTGTTCGTAGTGCAAGAG CCCCTACAGACTCAGCCTCAAGGCCTCCTCCCACAAAGACTGATGGCTCCGTGACTCTGGACAATGGCATCATCCGAGTGAAGCTGGACCCAACTGGCCGCCTGACGTCCTTGGTCCTGGTGGCCTCTGGCAG GGAGGCCATTGCTGAGGGTGCCGTGGGGAACCAGTTTGTGCTATTTGATGATGTCCCCTTGTACTGGGATGCATGGGACGTCATGGACTACCACCTGGAGACACG GAAGCCTGTGCTGGGCCAGGCAGGGACCCTGGCAGTGGGCACCGAGGGCGGCCTGCGGGGCAGTGCCTGGTTCTTGCTACAGATCAGCCCCAACAGTCGCCTTAGCCAGGAGGTCGTGCTGGACATTGGCTGCCCCTATGTCCGCTTCCACACCGAG GTACACTGGCATGAGGCCCACAAGTTCCTGAAGGTGGAGTTCCCTGCCCGCGTGCGGAGTTCCCAGGCCACCTATGAGATCCAGTTTGGGCACCTGCAGCGACCTACCCACTGCAATACCTCTTGGGACTGGGCTCGATTTGAG GTGTGGGCCCATCGCTGGATGGATCTGTCAGAACACGGTTTCGGGCTGGCCCTGCTCAACGACTGCAAGTATGGCGCGTCAGTGCGAGGCAGCATCCTCAGCCTCTCGCT CTTGCGGGCGCCTAAAGCCCCGGACGCTACTGCTGACACAGGGCGCCACGAGTTCACCTACGCGCTGATGCCGCACAAGG GCTCTTTCCAGGATGCTGGCGTTATCCAAGCTGCCTACAGCCTAAACTTCCCCCTGTTGGCTctgccagcccccagcccagcGCCCGCCACCGCCTGGAGTGCCTTTTCCGTGTCTTCACCCGCTGTCGTATTGGAGACCGTCAAGCAG ACGGAGAGCGGCCCCCAGCGCCGCTCGCTGGTCCTGAGGCTGTATGAGGCCCACGGCAGCCACGTGGACTGCTGGCTGCACTTGTCGCTGCCGGTTCAGGAGGCCATCCT CTGTGATCTCTTGGAGCGACCAGACCCTGCTGGCCACTTGACCCTTCGGGACAACCGCCTGAAGCTCACCTTTTCTCCCTTCCAAGTGCTGTCCCTGTtgctcgtgcttcagcctccacCACACTGA